The Oncorhynchus gorbuscha isolate QuinsamMale2020 ecotype Even-year linkage group LG08, OgorEven_v1.0, whole genome shotgun sequence DNA window TCAATGCAACATACTGAAACAAAgctaactatgcaagagattttctTGTAGGCAGAGCGcattggagtaggattctattgcattgacaggcacaACCTATACTCTACCAACCCAGTGCGCTATAACCAGAGATGCAGTatccctatatgcaaatagaccattgccatatgtggatctgtgccattcactttgaacagGACTGTGTTCACAGCATGAGTGTTCGCaagcttgttttgagatcaaagcgagagctgcatgtagccacatgTGCACATGTATTCATATTATTTTCTAGtaagtgagttattagcccagttatagctcATTTTTAGTCAGCAATGGGGGAGTGGTTGCTTCCTACAAGGGCACACAACGTATGCAGGTAAAGTCAGGTAAAGATGTCAGGTAAATAATTATTTTTCTGTCTGAAAGggtagtgttgtattttgagacataTCTTGAATAAACTAAGTAGCCAATAGGTAGAGGGTAGAATAATTTGTCTTATTCTCTGTAATAAttgtatgggaataataatgcattttattttgtaaagtgggttcttgcatcaaacaccacaacattttcagtcacctcctggTCCTGGGGGCAATTGGATAAAtgggttaatgtcaagccctgcattaTTTTTTCCAAaggtctcatggaatgtaggcctactttgaacaccacacattggctgctactataggctgaatgatagaacagctatttccatgttaaaatgttatgggattcattttctccattgtttttgatggtagtcCACTATGGTAgtcctacattatgatcaaatagccacagtagcttacttggccactgttataactgtaacttaaagcaggtacagcctcattGTTCGCAGTAAATGTGTACCAAAAGTTACACAGAATTTTCACAAGGTTCAAGTTTgagctcagcagacctgaaatttgctcagttaCAGAAAACAAATTTGAAGGAACATTGGTGATTTGAACTTTTGTATAATTATTTGCAAATGAAAACATCAATGTAACTTGAATCCATTTAGTGTCAAGAGAAGCTTGGTCCGGTGGACATGCTGGTGAACTGTGCTGGGACGTCCTTCTCTGGGAAGtttgaggaggtggaggtggagcgcTTCAGAGTAAGTAGGTAACTAGTAGGTTGGGGAGGCTACTGTAACTAACCAGGGGAATAGACAGACAGGGCTGGTAGGGTGAACACAGAAACCCAACACCTACAGTATGTGCTTCAGAAAACATTGATGTTGTGCCAAAACTAACTCTGAATATGAGAGGAGATTTTAGATTCCCAGACTGAACAGTCAATGGGTTTGATGTGTGTCTGAAGGTGGAATCGAGGGTTCAGCTTTTAGTTTAAAATGCAGTTAGCAAACCATAAGGCAAGATGAGAATGCAGTCTAAGTCTGCAGCAGATTggtttgcagtggaagaatgagAGAGCGGTTTAATTCAAGGCCAAAGAGGTGGCAGGTTTCTTCGCTCTCTCACAGTCAAGGGATTGTCCAGATTCAGAGATAATGACCGAAGGGAAATTATattgtgtgtacgcgtgtgtgtgtgttcacaagtGTGTGCATGAAGGGATTGTTCCAATACTAAGATAATGACCATGGGGAAATGTGGCTGTTCACATCctaatgtacactgaacaaaaatataaatacaacatgtaaagtattggtcccatgtttcatgagttgaaataaaagtttccagaaatgttccatacgcacaaaaagcttatttctctcaaaacattttgtgcacaaatttgtttacatccctgttagtgagcatgtcTCCTTTGCCAAGCTAATCCATCCGCCTGACAGGtggggcatatcaagaagctgattaaacagcgtgatcataacacaggtgcaccttgtgctggggataataaacGGCCACTCTaaattgtgcagttttgtcacacaacacaatgtctcaagttttgagagagcatgcaattagcatgctgactgcaggcatgttcaccagagctgttgccagacaatttaatgttaatttctctaccataagccgcctccaacgtaattttagagaatttggcagaacatccaactggcctcataaccactccagcccaggacctccacatccagcttcttcacctgcgggatcgtttgagaccagccaccctgacagctgatgaaacagaagtatttctgtctgtaataaaatcCTTTTGTGGTGAATAACTCTTTTTGATTGGCTGAGCCTGGTTCCCccgtgggtgggcctatgccctcccaggcgcacccatggctgcacccttgCCCAGTCATGTGTAATCCATAGATTAATGACTAATTTGTTTATTTAAATtgtctgatttccttatatgaactgtgacccagtaaaattgttgaaattgttgaatgttgcatttatatttttgttctgtatatttATTTGGCTTCATTACAATTCCTGGAAGGAGCCTGGCTCCTTCTCATACTGCCATTCCACTGCTGGTCACATGCCTCGTTAAGGGTCTGAATTCATTAGGCCTCCCTCCAGAGAAATGCTATTACTATGGAAACCGCACAGATATATAACACGTAACATATTGCAGGACTATTTTTGCTCCAGTAGTATGGGTATTACTCAGCTTTCatttataataatagtaatacatCATGAATGACTTTTTGTGCTCCTTCCCTTGTCTATAACAGAGTCCGATGGAGGTGAACTACCTGGGCAGTGTGTATCCCACACGGGCCGTAATCGCCACTATGAAGGAGCGGAGGATGGGACGCATCATGTTTGTCTCCTCCCAGGCTGACCAGATCGGCATGTTTGGCTACACTGCCTACTCCCCGTCAAAGTTTTCCCTTCGTGGTCTGGCTGAGTCCCTGCAGATGGAAGTGGGTAGTAATTTAGTTCCTCCTCCTACCCAGGTTGGAGGCCAAAAGGCCTCTTTGTGGCTAATTGAATGTACTCTTTCCTCTACTCCTCCATGCAGATGAAGCCATATAACATTTATGTAACGGtggcctaccccccccccccccctgacacaGACACATCAGGACTAGCAGAGGAGAATAGGACGAAGGTAAGTCTCCTCATGAAAAAGTGGAAAGTTCTCTTTTGTCTTTTACTCTGACGCCTCGCGTTATATTTCCTCTCTTCGTCCATTCCATAGCCTTTAGAGACCAGACTGATCTCCGAGACGTCTGGAGTGACTCAGCCGGAGCAGGTTGCTAAAATCGTGGTCAAGGATGCTGTGGTAAGAGACTGCGTTCTTAACAACTGTCACTATCACATTTACTCTGCCTTAGGCCAACACAAAAAGCGTTATCAGTACGACCCTTCCAGTCAGGACCATAGAGAGAATAGCTCTCTAGAAGTGTGATGAAGCGTTTTTTCGGAAGGCCATGTCTTTGTGACCCCTACAGCAGGGGAACTTCAACAGCTCTGTGGGGCCTGACGGCTACATGCTCTCGGCTCTTGTGCGTCGCTGTATGATCGAGAGGGAGCAGTCCAAAGCAGCGGACAAGCGGGAGTAACACGCCCACCCCAACCTCCTCCCTCATACACCCCCTCCCCCGCATCTCCATCCTCCCAGAGTCGTAGCCACTGAAGAACCCAACCGAgccaccactcctctcccatccccttctCCCCTAGAGGGCACAACCCTGGGTAGGCTAAATGGCCAGTCATCTCATCCACCAGTGATAATATCTAAGTAAAGAAGATGGCGGATGTCTTTTCCACTTGACCGATGATGTGACACATACCATCCTTGGCAGCCATTTTGTCATTATTCCATTGACATTTACTTTTTTTCCCTTCCATGCAGAGAGGTGTTGACCTGCAATTCCTTTACCAAGAGTCTGACAAAATACCAACGCAAACAATACTGTATGTCATGCAGACCATTCTGACTAAGCTAGCTTAATCACCTTAAACTCTATCTTCACTAAATGCGTTCTGTTCCGCCTTCCAAAGCTTTTTCTTTTGCAGGCAGGGCTTCTTTCCTCTATATTCACTCTGTTGTAACCTGTGCCCCTCCTTGTGCTGTCTATGTCGTGTGGTGTTTTGGCCCCTCCATGTGCTGTCTATGTCATGTGGTGTTTTGGCCCCTCCTTGTGCTGTCTATGTCGTGTGGTGTTTTGGCCCCTCCATGTGCTGTCTATGTCGTGTGGTGTTTTGGCCCCTCCATGTGCTGTCTATGTCGTGTGGTGTTTTGGCCCCTCCTTGTGCTGTCTATGTCGTGTGGTGTTTTGGCCCCTCCTTTTGCTGTCTATGTCGTGTGGTGTTTTGGCCCCTCCTTGTGCTGTCTATGTCGTGTGGTGTTTTGGCCCCTCCTTGTGCTGTCTATGTCGTGTGGTGTTTTGGCCCCTCCTTGTGCTGTCTATGTCGTGTGGTGTTTTGGCCCCTCCTTGTGCTGTCTATGTCGTGTGGTGTTTTGGCCCCTCCTTGTGCTGTCTATGTCGTGTGGTGTTTTGGCCCCTCCTTGTGCTGTCTATGTCGTGTGGTGTTTTGGCCCCTCCTTGTGCTGTCTATGTCGTGTGGTGTTTTGGCCCCTCCTTGTGCTGTCTATGTCGTGTGGTGTTTTGGCCCATGCTGTGGATGCATTAACTTCGAGGTGATTTTAGTcgttttgggctcccgagtggcgcagcagtctatggatgtcataaggtgaatgcaccaatttgtaagtcgctctggataagagcgtctgctaaatgacttaaatgtaaatgtaaatgtcactgcatgtcagtgcaagaggcaacactacagtccctggtttgcatccaggctgaatcacatctggccgtgattgggagtcccatagggcggcacacaattggcccagcgtcatccaggtttggtctgggtagaccgtcattgtaaaaaatgatttgttcttaactcacttgcatagttaaataaaggttaaataaaataaaaacagtaatgAGATTGGGCATTGCAAGAGGGcaatgcaaaaatgtaatttgcTTCCCGGAAATAAACATCCAAGGCATTTTCAAGTAGAGAGATTGTATGTGGAAGTACAAAGGAATTTGTGTGTGCTGTGCATGTAGGGGCTTTGTGAAGAAGCCGATGGGAGAGATTTTAATGCAGTGTTATTTTACAATGTGTTTGAAGGACTATACACTGACTCAGCCTActccagggagagagaaaatccATTGGACACTGGTGTTGGCTGGGAAAAAAAGAGAAACCTCCTCTGTAATGTATTCCTCTTATTTGCCTGTCACTTTCACGCCATCTTATTTGTGTTTTTTACCTGAGGTAGAAGCGGCAGGTTAAAGGTCAGCATTGGACAGTCATACGATGTAGTAGAAGAACAAATCCACTAACAGCTgatgaccgctctttcctgtttTCCTGAGGGGGTTGAGGGTCTTTGTATGTGTGATCTGTGTACATATTTTGCCTCCTTAATAAGATTGATGGGGTGGTGTCAGCACAAGGCATGGGGTGTGACTCGCAGGTTCGAGGAAAGTCCCCTTGGGCCTAGAGAGGGCGCCAGAGCTGTATTTTATATAGAGGCCAAGAGACGAAGAGGGACTGGCAAGCTCATTGAGGAGCTCTGTGTGCTATTGTATTATCTGATTTGACATTTCATGCACAGTCACTGTGGACGTCATCCAATGCGTTCCTATCTGATTGTTATTTGTCTCGGTAAGTATTCACAGATCCCTCCTGAAGTCCTCTAAAGAGGAAAATGCGAGCTCATGCAAGTCTTCCTTCCATCGATCAACTATGTGGAGAATGTACTTCACTTTAACACAAACAATACGCTACAAATCAGAAAATATACATCATCTTTTGAAAAGCCACCAATATTTGAATGCCAAGATGTATTAAGAGACCATTTCTGTAAGTACGATGCAACTATTTGAGATTTATTTTGTCTGATGTTGCTTCTCTGTTCTATCCTAGAAATAGTTTGTAATGCAGTCAAGCACGACAATTGTGGGGACCCATTCCAAGCCTTAAGAGAGAACTACAGATGTTAATGCTAAAATAATCCAATTTCATCCACAGAAAAAAAACTTGACTTGAGCTTCTTGTGGTTTACCAGTTAATTTGATATGATTTTTCAATGAAAATGCCAACTGTTTTAccgtgttttttgttgttgtcgtcAATTCCAGTTTAGTTTTTGTACAAAAAGGGCTTACTCAAAACCAAAATGTCGGAAGTGAGAATGCATGATTCAACTCTGAGGTTCTCATTTGACATTGGTTCAAGGCATACTGTCACTGTCCAGCAAAGTGTCATGTTATCATCTGTGTGAGTTGTTTTGCTTTTAGCAACACATTAATGTTGTAGTTGATAGACATTTGGTATAATATGTAGTTCATGGACAAAGCTATTTTGTTTTAACACTTAAGCTATGCAAATTAAACCTATGCTCACAATATGTTAAAACACTACCACCAAGTTTTCAAATGCTCTAGTTTTCCCATTCGTTGGTGTCGTCCAGAGATATTTAAAAGATTATATAGAGTTTATAAGTACAGTACTACTGAATATTGTCATTGTCATGATGCATTCTGCTTCTGTTCCCATTATATTGGTTGTGTTTTGTTCTGTTTTGTTTTTGCCAAACGGGTAAGAATTTCACCTTGTGtgccattgaaaataaaaatgtaaggAGTAGAACAATGTTGCTTTGTCTTATTTTCTTAcataataaaacaaaataaataactTTGGAAAATGTCATTTTTTCTTATCTTTTTTCTTTTACAATGTGTCCTGTTTTAGTTCTAGGTGGGGTTTTTCCTCCTTCCAATGCCCATCTAGATCTCTGTTTTAGGTTAAATATATAATTGGTTTCTGCACTCAGTAGGCTACTGAACACAGGCCTCTTGAAAGCTTTTAGGCTTTGTTATTACACTGGTATGGAACCTAACCTATACCATATGTATAAGTATAcatagttgaatgcactgactgtaagtaGGTCTGCATAAGACTCTGCTAAATCAAGAGTTCCCAAACCTTTTCACTCACAACATTCCACACCACCCCTGCGCGCATGCACACGCCATGTCTATTTGTATGGGCACAAGCACTGCTCATGACACCAACTGTTCACAGCTCTCCCATCTGCGGAGATGTTTTTTTCCAGGTTTAAAgcatatttcctgcaattctacacattctgtCATGGGGTGCAGAGAACATTTTTTGTAGTTTTAAAACTAACttttcttcacattttgccatgtctaatgtcTAATGTGAATTCGTGTGATATTTGAGTTGACTCAAACCACAAAATCTATAGGCtaaaaaacattagctgacatgggcttgTTGGGACCTCCCGCCCCAACCACAGGGACACGCCCCACAGTTTGAGAACCACTTCACTAGATGACTAAattgtaaaaaatgtatttgtgtaTCTGTGTTTGCTTTGTTTGGATTATGAGCTTACATTATTCCGTTGCTGAGGGTTGCACAGCCTAGATACATACACAACCTATGGTTACAGTTGATCAATCCTGGCTCCTGTGTTTACAGATGTTGAGTGGAGGAGATGTTTTGTACCATTACGGAGCGTTTCGGTTttgatgtacagtgtgtgtgttcagccggGTGGTTATTGGGGGGctactgtgtgtactgtgggtGGATGTGAGGTTTTACATATTCTTTTTGAGTAGTGGACTCTCATCTTCCATGAGGGGAACAGAACAGCCTGGGCAGCAGGGAGCAGGTAGATAGTATACacaaccggtcaaaagttttagaacacctactcattcaagggttttctttattttcactattttctacattgtagaacaatagtgaagatattaaaacaaagaaataacacatggaatcatgtagtaaccaaaaaggtgttaaacaaatctaaatatatttaatatttgagattcttcaaatagctaccctttcccttgatgacagcttggcacaatcttggcattctctcaaccactctcttcacctggaatgcatttccaacagtcttgaaggagttctcacatatgctgagcacttgttggctgcttttcctttactctgcggtccgactcatcccaaatcatctcaatttggttgaggttgggggattgtggaggccaggtcatctgatgcagcactccatcactcttctttttggtaaaatagccctttcacagcatggaggtgtgttgggtcattgtctccggcgcggcccacgcttggattgcgtcctacctgacaggtcgttcctaccaggtggcgtggcgagaatctgtctcctcaccacgcgctctcaccactggtgtcccccagggctctgttctaggccctctcctattctcgctatacaccaagtcacttggctctgtcataacctcacatggtctctcctatcattgctatgcagacgacacacaattaatcttctcctttcccccttctgatgaccaggtggcgaatcgcatctctgcatgtctggcagacatatcagtgtggatgacggatcaccacctcaagctgaacttcggcaagacggagctgctcttcctcccggggaaggactgcccgttccatgatctcgccatcacggttgacaactccattgtgtcctcctcccagagcgctaagaaccttggcgtgatcctggacaacaaactgtcgttctcaactaacatcaaggcggtggcccgttcctgtaggttcatgctctacaacatccgcagagtacgaccctgcctcacacaggaagcggcgcaggtcctaatccaggcacttgtcatctcccgtctggattactgcaactcgctgttggctgggctccctgcctgtgccattaaacccctacaactcatccagaacgccgcagcccgtctagtgttcaaacaccttcccaagttctctcacgtcaccccgctcctccgctctctccactggcttccagttgaagctcgcatccgctacaagaccatggtgcttgcctacggagctgtgaggggaacggcacctcagtacctccaggctctgatcaggccctacacccaaataagggcactgcgttcatccacctctggcctgctcgcctccctaccactgaggaagtacagttcccgctcagctcagtcaaaactgttcgctgctctggctccccaatggtggaacaaactccctcacgacgccaggacagcggagtcaatcaccaccttccggagacacctgaaaccccacctctttaaggaatacctaggataggataaagtaatccttctcacccccctccccccttaaaatatttagatgcactattgtaaagtggttgttccactggatgtcataaggtgaatgcaccaatttgtaagtcgctctggataagagcgtctgctaaatgacttaaatgtaaaatgtaaatgtaaattgtcatgttgaaaaacaaatggtagtcccactaaaaccaaaccagatgggatggcgtttagctgcagaatgctgtgtcaGCCGtgcagga harbors:
- the LOC124040916 gene encoding 3-ketodihydrosphingosine reductase-like isoform X1; amino-acid sequence: MECYRQGAFITRVARDESKLVQAKKEVEKCAINDKQCQEKLGPVDMLVNCAGTSFSGKFEEVEVERFRSPMEVNYLGSVYPTRAVIATMKERRMGRIMFVSSQADQIGMFGYTAYSPSKFSLRGLAESLQMEMKPYNIYVTVAYPPPPPDTDTSGLAEENRTKPLETRLISETSGVTQPEQVAKIVVKDAVDYTLTQPTPGREKIHWTLVLAGKKRETSSVMYSSYLPVTFTPSYLCFLPEVEAAG
- the LOC124040916 gene encoding 3-ketodihydrosphingosine reductase-like isoform X2 yields the protein MECYRQGAFITRVARDESKLVQAKKEVEKCAINDKQCQEKLGPVDMLVNCAGTSFSGKFEEVEVERFRSPMEVNYLGSVYPTRAVIATMKERRMGRIMFVSSQADQIGMFGYTAYSPSKFSLRGLAESLQMEMKPYNIYVTVAYPPPPPDTDTSGLAEENRTKPLETRLISETSGVTQPEQVAKIVVKDAVQGNFNSSVGPDGYMLSALVRRCMIEREQSKAADKRE
- the LOC124040916 gene encoding 3-ketodihydrosphingosine reductase-like isoform X4, with translation MLVNCAGTSFSGKFEEVEVERFRSPMEVNYLGSVYPTRAVIATMKERRMGRIMFVSSQADQIGMFGYTAYSPSKFSLRGLAESLQMEMKPYNIYVTVAYPPPPPDTDTSGLAEENRTKPLETRLISETSGVTQPEQVAKIVVKDAVDYTLTQPTPGREKIHWTLVLAGKKRETSSVMYSSYLPVTFTPSYLCFLPEVEAAG
- the LOC124040916 gene encoding 3-ketodihydrosphingosine reductase-like isoform X3 — encoded protein: MECYRQGAFITRVARDESKLVQAKKEVEKCAINDKQSPMEVNYLGSVYPTRAVIATMKERRMGRIMFVSSQADQIGMFGYTAYSPSKFSLRGLAESLQMEMKPYNIYVTVAYPPPPPDTDTSGLAEENRTKPLETRLISETSGVTQPEQVAKIVVKDAVDYTLTQPTPGREKIHWTLVLAGKKRETSSVMYSSYLPVTFTPSYLCFLPEVEAAG